In the genome of Chrysoperla carnea chromosome 5, inChrCarn1.1, whole genome shotgun sequence, the window agtttttaatgaaacttagaCCGGTATAAAGGGCGAAAAAAGAGCAGAGACTCTGAAAAAGTTCCcggctttaaaaattttgttagaaacagCCTCGCAAAATTTCCAATCGTTCTGATTTTGATGTAACTCACGTAAGTTGCTAGGATACCTTCGAACATTCTAGCTCTATAAATGAGATGAATCATAAAAACatcaatcgaaatttttataccaagcAAAAttgtagagaataaaatttatcatctgactattttttctctagattcattatttataaaattatttacgttcaaaatacgaaaattaaattttctgaaaaataaatagTCTCTGTAAATGAAAGGTATCCATAAGGCCTCATTTCCATCCCggaataacgaaaaaaaagtcATACTTTGAAACACACTTTTAATACGAACTTTGTTTAGCCAAGCTACAGCTCTCGTAAATAAACGAGGAATTGATACAACAGAATATCACTGGGAAATAAACGAGGAATTAATACAACTGAATATCAAATATTACTAAATTACTTCcttagaaaattgataaaaatatgctTTTGTTTTACAGTACATCCAAAAGTACCTACTGATTTATTAGACAAATCGAAAGAAATGACACGAGAGATTACATGTAAATTACCTGTTAAACGAGGTCATTGTCGAGCACTATTCCCACGATGGAGATACGATtcagaaacgaaaaaatgttatgaaTTTGGATTTGGTGGTTGCGATGGTAATGGAAATAATTTCTTATCCGAAAAAGATTGTATGAAATATTGTGAAGGTATGttgtttcttaaataattttggtagATATGCAACTTACAATGCATTCATGTAAAAGTTAGTCAAATGCTCTATCATCGAGCTAATTTGGAGCGAAAGCCACTTTCATTGATAATTCACTCTGTATGTAGGAAGTACGAGGAAAATTACTTTCCCGTACTGTTATTTGTTTCATTGCCGGTAACCATTTAAAATACCAAACAGGTTTTCTAGCGTCAAAACGCTACTTGAAAGTcgctatttttaacaatttcagaaaaaatagttTGGACATTTCGTAAGAAATACATAAACTACTATTGTACCTAAACTAAGAAAGCCAATACTTGTGATGTTGAAATCTAGCATGAAGGCTTTTAAAACCACGAAAACAGAGCTTTCTACCATGTTCTAGAtgtgtaattaaaaaagaattttccaaatatatcaAAGAATACATGAATGCATTGTAAGTTGCATATCTACCACAATGATGGCCCATTTTATCATTtaagtcaaatattttatatttctcttattttcaaaataataaactaagaTTTTCATTTCAGGTGTTTAGCAGGTCTCAGaagaaaatttacattaagCATACAGCTCAATTTCAACCAAATGTGAAAGATTTTCTTTTGCCacaataattttctacttttatatTTAGTACTTAAACAGttgtgaatttttcaaaattcaagaaGATCACACCATTTTAAAAGTACAAATGTTAAAACCAAGAGTGTTCTCCCAACTTTCAACTAACAGAAACTTTCCCATTAGGATTTATaactgtttatatttatttatattttatttatttaaataaataatttttttacaaaagttaaatttgtttttaatacatcaTCCCTGAAAACTAAATACGgaacattaaaattgtaattcttacctttcaaacgaaatttgtttatttcttattaaattaattgttggaAAACaggattttcaaattaaatacagAAAGCGGAACACCAACAAGGATTCACATATTGAGTAAAATTTAAAGGGATTCACAAGTCTGCTAGAAATGACATAATGCTTCCAACACACGCATCAATAGGTATCCATAAGTTCCGTTTGCGAACTGCAAACTGCTCCTTAAAaaaggatatcttaaaaaaaagctGATCTTAGATGGAGGCaggaacgtacttgtgataCTACAAGGCAGATATGATCTAGGTACAATCGTAAGCGTTCCGAAGATGTTATATCGTTCCAAAGACCTCTGttagcaaaattgttgcggctAGTACAGGACACTGAGTAGGCGACTGACTATAGCAGGAGCTGTCACTGTCGGGAGGAGGAAGAAACGATGCCCCATCTTCTTTGTCACTttccagctcttgtcatgaaaAGACCTGAAATCCGTTGACaccaaagcactcctgctgttcttaaaaaGCTACACTCCTCTTTTTTctgtatcacaacggaccctgtGGTCTAGGTGTATCCCCGCCTCCAAAACAGTCATTCTAAcccaacttaaaaaaattcaccgAAGAATATTCAAAAGTTCACAGGAAAAATAAACAGACAATTTTCAAAAGGGAAATGGAAACAAAgccacgaaattttttttaaacgtttataacaataatttttattatatttttaaacagtaaaacaatgccttaaaattgtaaattggaaatttgtatagaaattaatatattttctttctttttttaaatataagaaaattatttttatttttcacaataactTTCATcactttattataaatgaatattagtCATATGTGAAAGAGACagtattttctttacttttttcaacattaaaatacaaaatttatttatcatattttttttaatttttgtgtgtatttttgacaacatttacaattaattgaaaacTCATCATCGATTTTCCGCAAGAatacttttgttcaaatttaaactGTTCTTGAAATCTTATGATTAAGAATTGGTGAACCTATTCTTAAGTTTTCCAAAGTCAACATTTCCTGTTAACCACgatcaaataaaagttgatcAAGCTTTTAAGCAGATTCTTAAATTACCATCCACTAAGTCATTTTTCGGTTTTGATTTTGGTTggctatattttttattcaaaagcaattgtaatagaaaatttaatgtttagaaaattattttatatttaacaaatcaaGATGAGTGTCAAATAAGACGtaatctaaatcaattttacttAATACTTGTCTATGGAAGTCAAATAGCCCGTTAAAAACTGGAAGCCCATTTTAAGGCAATTAAAATTTCtcacaaaattgaatttctgaTAAATCGAAGTcatttgttagaaaaaaattttgaatcaaaacgaAATCTTTTCAATCAAGATGGAATtattcttatattataaataaatagaaacccCTTCCCTCTCGGAGAAGCAAGAATAACTAATTTTATTCTGTTCTTGTGGATAATCGatgagtaatttttatttaaattgaacttGACAGTGCTTAacgcaataataaatatttttatataatataaatattttatttcaaactgtTATTTGATTTCAAGTGTATAAAAGACATTAACAAGCGCATGCTATACAAATGAGACAAACACAATAAAGGCTTTGTTGAAAGccttttcaaaaatgtataatcAAAAACATCCCGATTTGACTTTGGTAgccaatcattttttttaggtC includes:
- the LOC123300011 gene encoding PI-actitoxin-Aeq3c-like; this translates as MTSVIVHPKVPTDLLDKSKEMTREITCKLPVKRGHCRALFPRWRYDSETKKCYEFGFGGCDGNGNNFLSEKDCMKYCEGV